The Acidobacteriota bacterium DNA window CGTATAGTCGCGATGTAAATCGATCCGGCACGTTCGACAGACAGCGGGACCACACCGGGGGATGCATTGGACCTCGACAGGTACACGAGAAGAATAGTCGTCACCGGCGGGGCCGGTTTCATCGGTTCCAACCTCCTGCTGTACTTGGTGGCGAAGTGTCCGGACTACCTGTTTATCAACGTTGACTGCCTGACGTACGCGGCGAACCTGGGCAATCTGGCCTCCATCGAGAATCTCCCCAATTACCGCTTCGAGAGAATCGATATCCGCGACTATCCCCGGATTCAGGACTGCTTTGAGCGGTATCGAGTCGACAGCCTGATCCACCTGGCCGCCGAGTCACACGTTGATCGGTCCATCATCGGGCCGGCGCCGTTTATTGACACGAACATAGTGGGGACGTTCAACCTGCTCGAGGCGGCCCGTCGCCGTCTCGGCCAGACGGGCAGTTTCCGTTTTCACCACGTTTCCACCGATGAGGTTTTCGGCTCACTGGGTCCTGAGGGTTACTTTTCGGAACAGAGCGCGTACGGCCCGAACTCCCCGTATTCGGCGTCGAAAGCGGCCGCCGACCACCTCGTGCGGGCATATCACCGGACGTACGGTCTTGATACGGTCACGACGAATTGTTCGAACAACTACGGGCCTTTCCAGTTTCCGGAGAAACTGATTCCGCTCATGATTCGTAATGCCGGGGCCGGCCAGCCGCTGCCGGTGTACGGCGATGGCGAGCACGTCCGTGACTGGCTGTACGTGGTCGATCATTGCGAGGCGCTTGACCTGGTGTTTCACCGCGGTGAGACGGGTCAGACCTACACGATCGGCGGGCAGTGTGAAATCCGGAACATCGACATGGTTCGCAGGATCTGCCGCATACTTGACGAGAAACTCGGCGGCGGCCCCCGGGAGGATCTCATAACCCTGGTCAAAGACCGTCCGGGCCATGACCGCCGCTATGCGATCGATCCTTCACGGGTGCAGCGCGAACTGGGCTGGACGGCCCGTGTCGGGCTTGACGAGGGCCTGCGCCGGACGGTTCAGTGGTACGTTGATAATGCCGACTGGCTGCAACGGTGTGTCAGCGGCGAATACCGCAAGTACTATGACATGATGTATTCAGATCGCTGAGGACGTCGATGGCGGGTGCGATAAAGAAGGGAATCATTCTGGCCGGCGGCAGCGGCACGCGGCTGTATCCCGTGACGCAGGTTGCCTGCAAGCAACTGATGCCGATCTACGACAAGCCCATGGTTTTCTATCCGCTCTCCACCCTGATGCTTTTCGGCATAACCGAGATTCTCGTCATTTCGACACCGGCCGACATCAGGCGCTTTGAAAACCTGCTTGGCGACGGCAGCCGCCTCGGCCTGAGGATTTCCTACGCTGTGCAACCGGAGCCGGCGGGGATAGCCCAGGCGTTCCTTATCGGCGAGGAATTCATCGGCCGCGATCCGGTGGCGCTGATCCTCGGTGACAACATATTCTATGGGGTTTACGATTTCCTGCGCCAGGCACGTGACTTCTCGGAAGGTGCGATGGTATTCGGTTACTACGTGAAAGATCCGGAACGTTACGGGGTGATCGGGTTTGACGAGCAGGGTCGGGCTGTTTCGATTGAGGAGAAACCCGTCCGGCCGAAATCGAACTATGCCGTTACGGGCCTGTACCTTTACGACTCCGAGGTAGTGTCAATTGCCAGAGGCCTGCGGCCGTCATCGCGCGGTGAGTTGGAGATCACCGACGTCAACCGGGCCTACCTGCAGCGGGGCAGGTTAAAGGTCGTCAGGCTGGGGCGCGGTATTGCGTGGCTTGACACCGGCACCCACGAGAGCATGCTCGAGGCCGGCAACTTCATCGCGACGATCGAAAAACGGCAGGGGCAGAAGATCGCCTGTACCGAGGAAATCGCCTATCGCATGGGCTACATTGACCGCACGCATATGATGAAAATCATCAACGACATGGCCGACAACAGCTACCGCGGCTACCTGCTGGGGGTGATCAAAGAAGTCGATGGCGACGGCTGGTAAACTGCTCGTCACGGGCAGCAAGGGGCAACTGGGGCGCGATCTCGTGCGGCTGTTGTCTCCTGCCGGCGAAGTGATCGGAGTTGATCTGGGCGACGTGGATGTTTGTGACAGGGGAGGGATTATCAGCCTGGTCGAGTCCGTACGACCGGACGTTGTCCTTCATGCCGCGGCCTGCACCGACGTGGACGCCTGTGAAACGAACCGCGACCTGGCCTTTGCAGTCAACCAGGAAGGGACGCGTAACGTGGCCCTGGCCTGCCGGGAGACCGGCGCCGAACTGGTCTACTACTCGACGGACTACGTCTTCGACGGCGAGAAGGGCAGCCCGTACACCGAGGACGATACTCCCAATCCGCTCAACGTTTACGGTCGCAGCAAGCTGGCCGGGGAAGAGGCCGTTCGCGAAACCCTTGATCGTTTTGCCATTCTCCGCGTGGCCTGGATGTACGGCCGGTATGGGAAGAACTTCGTCAAGACGATGCTTGAACTCGGCGGGCGGCAGCGGACAACAGCGGAACGCGGCGGCGAGCCAGAGCCACTCAGGGTCGTCGACGATCAGATGGGCAACCCGACGTGGACGGAAGAGGTTGTGCGTCAGACACGGGAGGTAGTCAGGCATCGGCTGACCGGGATTTTCCATGCGACGGCCGAGGGGGAAGTGTCCTGGTATCAACTTGCGGTGGACGTATTTTCGCTGTTGCGGCAACCGGTGCAGGTAATTCCGTCTACTACGGCGGAGTACCCTCGTCCGGCGGTGCGTCCAAAGCGCTCCTCGCTGGAGAACGCTCGCCTGAAGGCTGCCGGGTTGAACGTGATGCGCCACTACCGGATTGCGCTGGAGGAATTCGTCGGCCGCTACGGCCGGGAGCTATGGTCATGAAGTGTGATATCGACGGCGTTATTATTCGAAAGCTGACGTTGCACCACGACGGGCGAGGCTGGCTGACGGAACTTTTCCGCCGCGACGAGCTCGATCCGGAGGTATTTCCCGCCATGGGATACGTGTCCATGACCAGACCGGGGGTGGCCCGGGGTCCGCACGAGCATACCGACCAGGCGGACCTGTTCTGCTTTATCGGGCCCTCGACCTTTCGCCTCTACCTGTGGGATAACCGGCCGGGCTCACCGAGTTTCGGGGACAGGTTCTGTATCGATATCGGACAGGACAATCCTGCCGCCGTTGTCGTGCCTGCGGGGGTGGTCCATGCCTACAAGAATATCGGGGAGGCGGACGGCCTGGTTTACAATGCGCCGAACAGGCTGTATGGCGGCGCCGGCGGAGGCGAGCCGGTCGATGAGATCAGACACGAAGATGATCCGATGACGTCGTTCAAGCTGGACGACTGATCCGGAGGGCGTATCCGTAACCGGGGGCTGATTTTGGTTGATAATCGGCGGCCTTGAGGTTAGGTTGGTCACTCAGCCGGCGGCCCGGTACGCCCCGGAGCGGCCGCGCTTTCCGGCAGCCCACGGAATTGTATGGACGACGCATATACGAAGACAGAGTGCTTTATCAACGCCCGCTTTCTGACGCAGCCGACCACGGGCGTGCAGCGGGTGGGTATGGAACTGGTCAAGGCTCTCGATGAGATTCTGGACGGTGACGAGGAAGTTTCGCGGCGGTTCGCCTTTACGATGCTCGCGCCGAAGAACGTCCGCCACCGAACCGAGTTCAAGCACATCCCGCTGCGGTGCGTGGGGACGTTTAGCGGCCATCTCTGGGAGCAACTCGAACTTCCATGGTACACGCGCAACCGAATGCTCATTAACCTGTGTAACGTCGCTCCCCTGGTGAAGCGCAACCAGGCGGTGACGATTCATGACGCCATCGTCTTTGCCGTACCGGGGACCTGTTCAGTAGCGTTCCGGACGTGGTACCGGCTGCTGATCCCGCGACTGGCCAGGTTCAGCCGGGTGCTGGTGACGGACTCGGAGTTCTCCCGGAGGGAGCTGGCCGGGTACACGCACGTTTCAGCAGACAGGTTCGAGATTATCTCGTTGGGCAGGGAGCATATAGGAGCCGTGGAAGCCGACGAAACGATTCTGGAGGCAATCCCGAATTCGGACAGACCGTTCCTTCTTGCCGTCAGCAGCCTGAGCCCGCACAAGAATTTTCGGTCGCTCGTGCGCGCCGTCGAACTGCTGGAAGATCAGCAGTTCAGCATTGTGATCGCCGGTGGCACGAACCGGCGGGTTTTCAGCCGCGAACGTCTTGCCATGCCGGCATCGGCCGTTTCCCTGGGTTACGTGTCGGACGGCGCCCTGCGCGCGCTGTACGAGCACGCCGCCGGGTTTGTGTATCCGTCCGTGTACGAGGGTTTTGGCCTGCCGCCCGTCGAGGCAATGGCCTGCGGCTGTCCGGTAATAGTCTCGTCAATCCCTCCTTTGAGGGAGGTCTGTGGTGATGCCGCACTATACTGCGATCCTCATGATCCGCGGGATATCGCGGCCAGGATGACCGAGTTGATGAGCGACAGCCGGCTGCGCGAGCGGCTTATAGAGAAGGGTTACGAGCGGGCCGGCAGGTACAGTTGGCGGCAGGCAGCCGTGCGGTACCTGAACGTGCTGTCTCGGGCCATGGGATGCCCGGCACACGGAGCCGTGAGCGTAAAGGGATAGAGCGACTTTCCGGTCGACCGGGTCGGTCGCATCGGACGAACCGTTTACCGTAGAGATGAGCAATGCAGGGACGCGCTTCATTTGACACCGGCGACAACTCGCCTCGCCACGGCGCCGACTCCCGTGCCGTGTCTGAGATGGGTAAGGTAAGGCCGGGTTCGGTCGGTGGCACGGCCCTGGTTCTTCTCACGTGCGACCCCGGTGACGGCCTGGCTGCCTGGCTGACATCGCTCGGCTCACAGACCATCAAGCCGGACCGGCTCCTGCTGATAGACTCGTCGTCGGATGACGGCACGGTTGGGAAAGCGCGGGCCGCGGGCTTTGAGGTTGTGATCATTGCCCGGGAGGATTTCAGCCACGGAGGGACGCGACAGGCGGCGGTCGAAATGATTCCTGACGCCGACGTGATCATCTTCCTGACCCAGGATGCCGTGCTGGTGCATCCGAAGTCACTGGAGCTGTTAATCGAGCGATTTGCCGATCCGAAGGTCGGCGCCGCGTACGGCCGCCAGTTGCCCCGCCCGGGAGCGGGCCCCATTGAAGCCCATGCGCGCCTGTTCAACTACCCGAGCCGAAGCGCCGTCCGGGATGCACAAGACATTCCTCGGCTGGGGATAAAGACGTCGTTCATATCCAACTCGTTTGCCGCCTGGCGCCGAGCCGCCCTCCTGGAGGTCAAGGGATTCCCTTCGCATACAATCCAGAACGAAGATACGTATGTCGCCTCCAAAATGATCCTGGGCGGTTGGAAAGTAGCCTACGTGGCCGAGGCCACGGTCTACCATTCTCACCGACACGGATACCGGGAAGAGTTCAGGCGGTATTTCGACATCGGTGTATTTCATGCGCGAGATCCCTGGATCCGCAGGGCGTTCGGCAACGCCGAGGGTGAAGGCTTCCGCTATGTCAGGTCGGAGTTGAAATACGTCGGGAAACGCAGGAGATGGGCGATTGCGCCGGCGCTCCTGCGCACCGGCCTGAAGCTGGCAGGCTACAAGCTGGGCAATTTCGAGGCGTACCTTCCCGGGTGGGCTAAGGGGTATCTGAGCAAGAACGAGCAGTACTGGCGGAAAGGGGCTCGGCGTGGGTAGCTGCGTGATTTTCGGCGGCGCCGGATTCGTCGGCACACACCTGACAAAGCGTTTCCTTGAGACGGGCAGGTTCTCGCGGATTCACATTGCCGATATAGCGCCCACTGACCTCGACACCCTGCCGGGAGTGACTTCCTCGAGGACTGACGTCCGTGAGCCTATCCCGCGCGATCTGGTACCGGATTCGCCCGCCTGGATATTCAACCTTGCGGCCGTTCACAGGGAGCCCGGGCACGAGGACTACGAATACTTCGAAACCAATCTTGCCGGGGCCAGAAACGTCTGTGCGTACGCCGAGGCGCTGAGCTGCCGAAACATCTACTTCACCAGCAGTATCTCGGTCTACGGGCCGACTTCGCGGCCGACGACCGAGGACTCGCCCATCCGTCCGGTGACACCATACGGTGCCTCCAAGTATCCCGCGGAACTGATCCACGAGGTGTGGAGAGGATCCCGGCCGGGGCAGCGTTTGCTTATTTCGCGCCCGGGCGTCTTGTACGGTCCGGGTGATCCGGGCAACATTATGCGGATGATCCGGGCGATCAAGAAAGGGTATTTTGCCTTTCCCGGCTCCAGTAAGATTTTCAAGTCGTACGGGTACATCTACGGCTTTGTGGACAGCGTTGAATTCATGATGGATCAGTCAGTTGACCTCATACGGTACAACTACGTCGAGTTTCCGACCCAGAGTCTGGGTGGCCTGGTGCGCGCCGTCAAGGATCATTGCCGCGCCCGGGCGGTGGTGTTTTCCATCCCGCTGTGGGTTCTGCTGCCCGTTTCGAAACTCGTTCAGCGCCTGTTCGGGTTCCGTAATCCCATTCACCCCGTGCGAGTGAAGAAAGCTGCCACACCCACGCACATTGTCCCGCAGGTGCTTCGCGACATGGGCTTTGCATTTCGTTATGCGTTTGCCGAATCTCTGAAACACTGGCAGACGGTGGCGGGCGAGGATTTCGGGTTGGGAACGGATGCAACCAGGCCGGTCGGACGACTGCGCTTCCTGACCAGATCGGGTCGGGCCGGGGCGGCGGCCGAACCGAACAAACCGGTCGAGCCGGCGCGGCTGTCCGACCCGCAGGAGAAATCGACGCCGGCCGAATGACAGCGTGATCGGGGGCGTGTCAGGCCGGCCCTGCAAGCTGGCACTGACGGTTTCTTGTTGACTTGTGAGTTCCCCCACAAATACATTTGGGCTGCTAAACAAAAGCCGTGATATTCTCTGAGGATTGCAATCTGCGCAAGTGAAACACCTCTGGCCGGCTGCAGCGTGAGCCTGCGGCCAAACCGGCTGGGTGCGGCGTTGGCGCGGGTTTGACAGCACAAGGAAGCGCACGTAGTGACATTGGCCGGTCCAGAAACAGCCCCGAGTCGCAGTTATTCACGTGTACGGGGCGTTCCACCCGGCTGCCGGCGCTCGGGGCGCTCGCCCCGGCCGTCTCAGGGACCACGGATCTGCCGTCCGCCGGTCCCGCGAAGCTCCTCTTTTCGTTCGCCCGGATTGTCCGGGACGGTGTTACCCCCATCATTTAGAAAAGCTCATCCGCAATGGGGATAGTCGCGCAGCTCAAAGGGGAACTCAAGGATGAGAAGAAGAAGCGCCTGCTCGAGAACTACTTCTCGCTGTCGTTGCTTCAGGGGGTCAACTATCTTCTCCCGCTTGTAACGCTGCCTTATCTGGTTCGCGTCCTCGGGGCGGAGAAGTACGGGCTGGTCATGTTCGCCAACGCCTTTATACAGTATTTTGTGATTCTCACCGACTTCGGGTTCAATATCTCCGCAACCCGGGAGATTGCCGTCCACCGGGAAGATCAGCAGAAAATCTCGGAGATTTTCTGTAGCGTGATCATCCTGAAAACCTGCTTTCTGGTGGTGGCGCTCGGCCTGATGTCGCTTTTCGTGTTTTCATTCGCCAAGTTTCGGGGTGACTGGCTGCTGTACGTTCTGACGTTCGGGATAGTCCTCGGCCAGACGTATTTTCCGGTCTGGTTCTTCCAGGGTATGGAGAAGATGAAGTTCATCACGCTGCTCAACATCACGGCCCGGTTGATCTTCACGATCTCGATATTCCTCCTGGTCAGGAGCCGTGACGACTACGTTCTGGTGCCGCTGCTGAACTCGGCCGGCCTGGTGGTCGCGGCGGTGCTGGGTCTGTGGATAGCCGTGCGACACTTCCACGTATCGGCCATGATTCCACGGCTGTCGGTTCTTATCGGATACGTGCGGCAGAGTTTCCAGTTTTTCCTCTCGCGGGTGTCCGTGTCCATATACACGGTCTCCAACACGTTCGTCCTGGGGTTGTTTACGAGCACTCAGACGGTGGCGTATTACGCCGCCGCCGCGCAGTTGTACAAGGCGGTGCAGAACCTGTTCCTGCCCCTGAGCACTGCCCTGTATCCGTTTATATCCAAGGAGCGCAATGTGCGCCTGTACCGGAAGATCTTCGGTGTCGCGCTCGGCGCGGTGGTGTGTATCAGCGTCCTGGCGTTTTCGTTCAGCGGACCCATAACCGGGTTCATATTCGGAAGCGGTTTCGAAGAGACGTCGGGACTGCTGAAGCTGTTCTCGCTGCTGATAATTATCGTGGTGGCCTCGATTCTGATCGGGTACCCGTTTCTGGCGGCACTGGGGCATGCGCGGTACGCGAATTTCAGCGTGGTCGTCGGTTCGATCGTGCACCTGCTTCTCCTGGCGGCGATCATCCCAGTGATCAACGCCTACCTGGTGGTGGTGGTCACTATCGTCACGGAATCTATCGTCCTGGCCGTGCGAGTATACGGCGTGAGAAAACAAAGGCTGTGGAATCTGGCATGAGAGCGGTTATTCTGGCTGCGGGTAAAGGGTCGAGGTTCAGGTCGGGCGTTCCCAAGGTGCTGCTCGAGCTGCCCGACGGTGAGAACATTCTCTCGCGCCAGGTGCGCCTGCTGCGAGCCGCCGGACTCAGCGATATCGTCGTGGTGGTCGGTTACCGGAAGGAACTGATCGAAGCGCACGTGGCCGACGTCGAGTTTGTGGAGAACGCCGACTATGCGACCACCAACACGGCGCGCAGCCTGCTGCTGGCGGTGGAGGGTGCGGACGACGACGTCCTGTGGGCGAACGGCGATCTTGTTTACGATGAAGAAGTGATCCTGAACGCAGTGGCCGCGACGGGAAACGGCGTCGTGGTGAACCGGGCCGTGTGCGGACATGAAGAGGTGAAGTACAGATTAAACGGTCAGGGTAACATTACCGCTATCGCCAAGGACGTCGAGAATTCCGCCGGCGAGGCGCTCGGGATCAACGTCGTAAAGAACGAATCGCTCGGCAGTCTTGCTGAAGCGTTGCGCGCGTGCGGGGATATGGATTATTTTGAGAGAGCGATGGAGATGATGATAGAGCGCGGAGCCGAGTTCAAACCGCTGGACGTTTCCGCGTATCGGTGTATTGAAATCGACTTTGAGCAGGACTGGCAAAAAGCGCTGGAGTTGTTTGCCCGGTAACGGGGTGCCCGGGCGAACAGCGGCGGCGAGCGCGCCCCGTTTCCCGGGCACGATATCGGCGGTTGGAGCCGGGTCGACCGCAACTGCTCTCCTGATGACAGTACCCGGGCCGAGATCGGTACGCCGGATTGGAGGGGGTCAAAGGTGAAGGATACCTCGGCAAAACGGCGGCACCTGCGCACCGCGGTAGTCCTTGCGCTCTGGTCACCCCTTTACCTGCTTGCGAAGCTGGTTCCCAAAGACAAGCGTCTGTGCATTTTCGGTTCGTCGCTGGGTCAGCATTTTGCGGACAACTCGAAGTATCTCTACCTGTACATGAGCAGGCATCTTGACAACGTCAGGTCGGTATTCGTATCGCACAGGAGGGATGTAGTGCGGTTCCTTCGTGACAACGGCCTGACAGCCGAATACCTGTGGTCGCCGCGAGGCATATGGACGGTCCTCAGAGCGCACAGAGCCTTCGTGAGCCATTCCACCGAGGACATCCATCCGGCCCTGCTGGGCGGGGCGGAGGTTATCCAGTTGTGGCACGGGACCCCCTTGCGCAAGATCAGCTATGACAGCAAATGGGTCGATGCCTCCGGACTGAAGTCGCGGCTGCGCAGGTACCTGCTGAAAATCGTGTATGCGCTGTCTCCGTATGCCTATGGAAGCGTCACGTTCAACACGATTGTCATATCGTCGGAGACGGTACGGCCGAGCTACCGCAGTGCGTTCAGAATCAGGGATGACCGCATGCTGCTGTCGGGCCAACCGCGCAACGACTGCCTGGATCCGGAGTATCCGCTGGACGAGAAGCTGTTTCCGGAACTGCCGTATCTGCAACGGCTCAGCACGAAGGCCGAGTTGATTGTCTCCTGGCTCCCGACGCAACGCGCAAACGCACGGTTCAGCATGGTCAATCTGCTCTTCGACTACGGGTTCGATCCGGGTGCGCACGGCCGGTTCCTCGCCGAGCACGGAATGCACCTGGTGATAAAACCGCACTTCCGCGTCGCCCGGGAGTTCGGCGAGCGCCTGAGTGATTGTGCCAACGTAACGGTCTACGATTACGCTGATCCGTATCCGTTGTTGAGAGTAACGGACGTACTCGTCACCGATTACTCGAGCGTATACTTCGACTACCTGTTGCTGGACAGGCCGATCATTTTCGCGCCTTTTGACTGCCGTGATTACGTGAAGCTCAGCGCTTCGTTTTATTATCCCTATAACGATGTTACGCCCGGACCCAAATGCCGCGACTGGCCAGAGGTTATGAGGGAACTGGGCGATGTTGCGGCACGAAGGGCGCAGGGAGAGGCGGACCCGTTCCGGCAGGGGCGGATTGCGGTCCGCGACATGTTCAACCGTCACCGGCGTGATTTCTCGCGCCGCATCGTGGAGCAGTTGTTTGGAGAATCACCGTCCGGTGAGTAGGGCCGCCGTATGAAGCGTCACGCGGCCGCACAGGCCGCGTTGAAGGAGTTGACCGTGCGTTCCGGGGCCGTGGAGTGACAGAAGTGAAGAGAATCCTCATGCTGACATACGAGTTTCCGCCCATTCGCGGAGGCATCGGCAGGTATGCCGCCCGCCTGGCCCGTGCGGCCGTGGAAATCGGCCATGACGTTACGGTTGTTGCCCCGCAGCCGGCGGAGGATCTTGCAGCGCAGGATCGGCACACGTACCCGTTTGGGGTCATTCGGTACCCGGGTCGTGTTTACACGGTGATACATCTGTTAAGCCTGCTGCGGCGAACGAGGCGATGGAGCCTGACGACCGGGCACGACCTCATCCACGCCGTTGACTGGCCGCACATAATGGCCCTGGCCTTCATCAACAGGTTTCGGCGTATTCCCTTTGCGGCCACCGTGTACGGGACGGAGATCCTGAGCGTACCACACTCGCGCCAGGCCAGATTGCTTGCGGTGCGTAACCTTCTCGAGAAGCCCGACCGCGTATTTGCCATCAGCTCGTTTGTCAGATCGCTTCTGTGCGAGCGCTATCCGGGCATAGCCGCCGAGAGCGTGGCTGTTACTCCACTGGGCGTGAGCGAGGACATGTTCGAACCGCCCGCCTGTCAGGATGACATCCGCAAGATCTACTCGATTCCCGAGGACCACCGTATACTGTTGACGGTGGCTCGTCTGGACGAGCGGAAAGGACACCGTACGATTTTTGGGGCGCTCGCCCGACTGCCGGAAGGGCTGAAGCGTGGTATCACTTACCTGGTGGTAGGCACGGGTGAAAACCACCGGTACGAGACAGAACTGAATCAGCTTGCGGCCGGTTGCGGCGTACACGTCGTGTTTACCGGCTCCGTATCGGACGAGCGGTTGCGCTCACTCTATGCCCAATCAGCCGTCTTCTGCATGCCCGGTGAGCGGCACCCCACCAGGATTGAAGGTTTTGGCCTGGCTTATCTGGAAGCTGCGGCTCACGGGCTGCCATCGGTGGCCAGCCGTATCGGGGGCGTTCCGGAGGTGGTGTTGCACGATGAGACCGGCCTTCTGGTAGAGCCGGGAGACCAGCCGGCGGTGGCGGACGCACTGGCTCGACTCTTCACCAACGATCAGCTTTGCCGGACACTGGGCCGCAAGGCGCGGGAGTACGCCGGAACATTCACCTGGACGCGGTGTGCCGAAAAAACGTACGGTCGGTAACAGGGCATGAAAATCCTGCTTGTCAACTCGCTGTATCATCCCAACGTCGTCGGCGGCGCTGAACGCTCGGTTCAGATCCTGGCCGAGGGCCTTCGCGAAAGGGAGGTCGAACCGGTGGTCGTGTCCACGGCGGCCGAGACGACTCAGGGCGCGGTCAACGGCGTCAGAGTGTATTACCTCAAAGTCCCGAACCTGTACTGGATGCGCACGGCCAAGGAACAACCGGGCTACAAGAAGCCGTTCTGGCACCTAATCGATTCATACAATCCACTTGCCGTGTCAGTCCTCGGCGAGGTATTTGACCGCGAAGAACCGCAGGTGGTTCATACCAATAACCTTGCGGGCATTTCAGCAGCCGCCTGGAAGGAGGCCGGCCGTAGAAATATTCCCATCGTGCACACGATACGGGATCACTACCTACTGTGTCCTCGCGGTCTGATGTACAAGCACGGCCGGATCTGCCG harbors:
- the rfbB gene encoding dTDP-glucose 4,6-dehydratase translates to MDLDRYTRRIVVTGGAGFIGSNLLLYLVAKCPDYLFINVDCLTYAANLGNLASIENLPNYRFERIDIRDYPRIQDCFERYRVDSLIHLAAESHVDRSIIGPAPFIDTNIVGTFNLLEAARRRLGQTGSFRFHHVSTDEVFGSLGPEGYFSEQSAYGPNSPYSASKAAADHLVRAYHRTYGLDTVTTNCSNNYGPFQFPEKLIPLMIRNAGAGQPLPVYGDGEHVRDWLYVVDHCEALDLVFHRGETGQTYTIGGQCEIRNIDMVRRICRILDEKLGGGPREDLITLVKDRPGHDRRYAIDPSRVQRELGWTARVGLDEGLRRTVQWYVDNADWLQRCVSGEYRKYYDMMYSDR
- the rfbA gene encoding glucose-1-phosphate thymidylyltransferase RfbA, with the translated sequence MAGAIKKGIILAGGSGTRLYPVTQVACKQLMPIYDKPMVFYPLSTLMLFGITEILVISTPADIRRFENLLGDGSRLGLRISYAVQPEPAGIAQAFLIGEEFIGRDPVALILGDNIFYGVYDFLRQARDFSEGAMVFGYYVKDPERYGVIGFDEQGRAVSIEEKPVRPKSNYAVTGLYLYDSEVVSIARGLRPSSRGELEITDVNRAYLQRGRLKVVRLGRGIAWLDTGTHESMLEAGNFIATIEKRQGQKIACTEEIAYRMGYIDRTHMMKIINDMADNSYRGYLLGVIKEVDGDGW
- the rfbD gene encoding dTDP-4-dehydrorhamnose reductase; its protein translation is MATAGKLLVTGSKGQLGRDLVRLLSPAGEVIGVDLGDVDVCDRGGIISLVESVRPDVVLHAAACTDVDACETNRDLAFAVNQEGTRNVALACRETGAELVYYSTDYVFDGEKGSPYTEDDTPNPLNVYGRSKLAGEEAVRETLDRFAILRVAWMYGRYGKNFVKTMLELGGRQRTTAERGGEPEPLRVVDDQMGNPTWTEEVVRQTREVVRHRLTGIFHATAEGEVSWYQLAVDVFSLLRQPVQVIPSTTAEYPRPAVRPKRSSLENARLKAAGLNVMRHYRIALEEFVGRYGRELWS
- a CDS encoding dTDP-4-dehydrorhamnose 3,5-epimerase family protein, with product MKCDIDGVIIRKLTLHHDGRGWLTELFRRDELDPEVFPAMGYVSMTRPGVARGPHEHTDQADLFCFIGPSTFRLYLWDNRPGSPSFGDRFCIDIGQDNPAAVVVPAGVVHAYKNIGEADGLVYNAPNRLYGGAGGGEPVDEIRHEDDPMTSFKLDD
- a CDS encoding glycosyltransferase family 1 protein, whose amino-acid sequence is MDDAYTKTECFINARFLTQPTTGVQRVGMELVKALDEILDGDEEVSRRFAFTMLAPKNVRHRTEFKHIPLRCVGTFSGHLWEQLELPWYTRNRMLINLCNVAPLVKRNQAVTIHDAIVFAVPGTCSVAFRTWYRLLIPRLARFSRVLVTDSEFSRRELAGYTHVSADRFEIISLGREHIGAVEADETILEAIPNSDRPFLLAVSSLSPHKNFRSLVRAVELLEDQQFSIVIAGGTNRRVFSRERLAMPASAVSLGYVSDGALRALYEHAAGFVYPSVYEGFGLPPVEAMACGCPVIVSSIPPLREVCGDAALYCDPHDPRDIAARMTELMSDSRLRERLIEKGYERAGRYSWRQAAVRYLNVLSRAMGCPAHGAVSVKG
- a CDS encoding glycosyltransferase family 2 protein, encoding MQGRASFDTGDNSPRHGADSRAVSEMGKVRPGSVGGTALVLLTCDPGDGLAAWLTSLGSQTIKPDRLLLIDSSSDDGTVGKARAAGFEVVIIAREDFSHGGTRQAAVEMIPDADVIIFLTQDAVLVHPKSLELLIERFADPKVGAAYGRQLPRPGAGPIEAHARLFNYPSRSAVRDAQDIPRLGIKTSFISNSFAAWRRAALLEVKGFPSHTIQNEDTYVASKMILGGWKVAYVAEATVYHSHRHGYREEFRRYFDIGVFHARDPWIRRAFGNAEGEGFRYVRSELKYVGKRRRWAIAPALLRTGLKLAGYKLGNFEAYLPGWAKGYLSKNEQYWRKGARRG
- a CDS encoding NAD(P)-dependent oxidoreductase is translated as MGSCVIFGGAGFVGTHLTKRFLETGRFSRIHIADIAPTDLDTLPGVTSSRTDVREPIPRDLVPDSPAWIFNLAAVHREPGHEDYEYFETNLAGARNVCAYAEALSCRNIYFTSSISVYGPTSRPTTEDSPIRPVTPYGASKYPAELIHEVWRGSRPGQRLLISRPGVLYGPGDPGNIMRMIRAIKKGYFAFPGSSKIFKSYGYIYGFVDSVEFMMDQSVDLIRYNYVEFPTQSLGGLVRAVKDHCRARAVVFSIPLWVLLPVSKLVQRLFGFRNPIHPVRVKKAATPTHIVPQVLRDMGFAFRYAFAESLKHWQTVAGEDFGLGTDATRPVGRLRFLTRSGRAGAAAEPNKPVEPARLSDPQEKSTPAE
- a CDS encoding flippase encodes the protein MGIVAQLKGELKDEKKKRLLENYFSLSLLQGVNYLLPLVTLPYLVRVLGAEKYGLVMFANAFIQYFVILTDFGFNISATREIAVHREDQQKISEIFCSVIILKTCFLVVALGLMSLFVFSFAKFRGDWLLYVLTFGIVLGQTYFPVWFFQGMEKMKFITLLNITARLIFTISIFLLVRSRDDYVLVPLLNSAGLVVAAVLGLWIAVRHFHVSAMIPRLSVLIGYVRQSFQFFLSRVSVSIYTVSNTFVLGLFTSTQTVAYYAAAAQLYKAVQNLFLPLSTALYPFISKERNVRLYRKIFGVALGAVVCISVLAFSFSGPITGFIFGSGFEETSGLLKLFSLLIIIVVASILIGYPFLAALGHARYANFSVVVGSIVHLLLLAAIIPVINAYLVVVVTIVTESIVLAVRVYGVRKQRLWNLA
- a CDS encoding phosphocholine cytidylyltransferase family protein; this translates as MRAVILAAGKGSRFRSGVPKVLLELPDGENILSRQVRLLRAAGLSDIVVVVGYRKELIEAHVADVEFVENADYATTNTARSLLLAVEGADDDVLWANGDLVYDEEVILNAVAATGNGVVVNRAVCGHEEVKYRLNGQGNITAIAKDVENSAGEALGINVVKNESLGSLAEALRACGDMDYFERAMEMMIERGAEFKPLDVSAYRCIEIDFEQDWQKALELFAR